A stretch of the Denticeps clupeoides chromosome 6, fDenClu1.1, whole genome shotgun sequence genome encodes the following:
- the sowahaa gene encoding ankyrin repeat domain-containing protein SOWAHA — translation MTDRGDEVRSRVFPSRIALEMDLSQEGVLSVLVDGGGKVKNSELLRKFSDHLNGSDPAEKKRKRDLFKTFVNNVAVVKELDDGKHVVLRNRFQHLIAECTKTRRPDGEGKLEVGAAVASESPEEAEASSQESQDGDQGGAEQLVHPDSDGNSFSFIEMALQTTSSYDLKPKKALNFVLDQVTAINKSSPQGGVVYPGQKEMKSGQKPCALPLRMPVDGEADHSQKSTMDAVSQVGKQQGVQSSRNKRRTLEEGTSTGSLQSRKVSRSARGHSDDPERTEHEWLVRCAAGQWSQVYGLLLQDVHLAEKKDLISGFTALHWAAKAGNSDMACKIITLPQKSGRQVDVNTKTHAGYTPLHIAVIHNHEAIMALLVHDYGADKHIRDNSGKKPYHYLNKGVAAKTRELLGEPKAHHQEGVHEKEDAELPKGHSTLTRLFQPHTVGPKRRQKQREGFFSLYEEPKEEREESVPKPRILSEVFR, via the coding sequence ATGACAGATCGGGGGGACGAAGTGCGGAGCCGCGTCTTTCCTTCGCGCATCGCTCTGGAAATGGATTTGTCCCAAGAAGGAGTCCTGTCCGTGCTGGTGGACGGGGGAGGCAAGGTGAAGAACTCCGAGCTGCTGCGTAAGTTCAGCGACCATCTGAACGGCAGCGATCCGGCCGAGAAGAAACGAAAGCGCGACCTGTTTAAGACGTTCGTGAACAATGTCGCCGTTGTCAAAGAACTGGACGACGGCAAACACGTTGTCCTGAGGAACAGGTTCCAGCACCTAATCGCGGAATGTACAAAAACGCGAAGACCCGACGGCGAAGGAAAGTTAGAAGTGGGTGCTGCGGTAGCCTCGGAGTCACCTGAGGAAGCAGAAGCATCCAGCCAGGAGTCCCAAGATGGAGATCAGGGTGGTGCCGAGCAACTCGTACACCCGGACTCGGATGGAAATTCATTCTCGTTCATAGAGATGGCACTGCAGACGACTTCGTCTTATGACCTAAAACCAAAGAAGGCGCTGAACTTCGTCCTGGACCAAGTCACTGCCATCAATAAATCAAGCCCCCAGGGTGGGGTGGTCTATCCGGgccagaaagaaatgaaaagtggcCAGAAGCCATGTGCACTGCCCTTACGGATGCCGGTTGACGGAGAAGCAGATCACAGCCAGAAATCTACCATGGATGCAGTGAGCCAGGTGGGAAAACAGCAAGGCGTCCAGAGCTCCAGGAATAAAAGGAGAACATTAGAGGAAGGCACATCCACCGGCTCGCTGCAGTCCAGGAAGGTCAGCAGGAGCGCAAGGGGTCACTCCGATGACCCCGAACGCACCGAGCACGAGTGGCTGGTGAGGTGCGCCGCGGGGCAGTGGAGTCAGGTGTATGGGCTCCTGCTGCAGGACGTTCATCTGGCCGAGAAGAAGGACTTAATATCGGGGTTCACAGCCCTTCACTGGGCTGCCAAGGCTGGCAACAGCGACATGGCCTGCAAGATCATCACGCTGCCCCAGAAAAGTGGCAGACAGGTGGACGTCAACACCAAGACCCACGCGGGCTACACGCCACTTCACATCGCAGTCATTCACAACCATGAGGCCATCATGGCCTTGTTGGTGCACGACTATGGCGCAGACAAACACATCCGGGACAACAGCGGCAAAAAGCCTTACCACTACTTAAACAAAGGGGTGGCAGCAAAAACCAGAGAGCTCCTCGGCGAACCGAAGGCCCACCATCAGGAAGGGGTTCATGAGAAAGAAGACGCCGAGCTGCCCAAAGGCCACTCCACACTGACCCGCCTGTTCCAACCACACACTGTAGGTCCGAAGAGGAGGCAGAAGCAGAGAGAGGGCTTCTTCTCGCTGTACGAAGAGCcaaaggaggagagagaggagagcgtGCCGAAGCCCAGGATCCTCTCTGAAGTGTTTCGATAA
- the shroom1 gene encoding protein Shroom1 isoform X2, with translation MDSFNFHFERMSNLDLHPLSLPISRLSPAKSASSTDQFLHHHSKGDSAYSSFSGGSSAPEYSSLFPEDLHQHSNHYADLKYVKAVYNPNILKSSSKSMDHLYHSMEGIAQQYRQEDTNGCHGSQEPLPPSSFPSPPPPLPVRLDSFVTTKNLENSRTRQSPEGQLADRSHQRSQTANPDVPCTKSDPGYAHRVSQHYQRNSANRDILAQAVEQQKSANNLSRLPPMCQSQVEHPKQPGLGSDQRERELKQASSTSDSSYPEQHCSSNSRHGPQNTVSGSIQHKGQFYFVTGVRPSAESANARQAPCSGKASVEPYRHVEERSHTTAENLFKTRHRRRSYDDLCEREVLYSRSLDKEHSSHSPDQVLSYLENAEPSQRLIGRESGRHHTSSHPFFYCGPKDLLPPYSHTESQPTPMAMDQSMVPNNEEQGNKGRRQPLGDVPSEKINKETTPLLYHLTSANRLAMMNKIENESSSDVGCHGSEGNGGPLCQPEKDMLRCMDEKCLNKSSNSSLDNSSKRPVDEKPEEGPYPCNTLDDSYKKYYREKIKDAQSKVLRETSFKRKDLQLSWPHRFKEQPVHHPSILSPVVSSSQDTIFTADKPSHLPPQATATGNTNEKRETEVHRESHQSSEKDKVKDSDQEKEKCSEQETTRSPKVAKPQVARIGSRKRLSHDQKKMCFSEPEKLHRLADGPTHKSSHSLGNELESQLLVEESGKQSLGAQGKLVESRCRTLSASSVSKNTLKHIQHKALLEYIERKMGHKNAEPQQPCSQVPKQRHSTADRPSDWGPRPYSGNAGPKKKLNRPLSAGRILDSISSSIRHAQFSSSEHGEHSQPCSWKELPSSPGKSASAESLLDQQEQSKFIHARSTSTPHPFQISSDFSVSKDAPSTTDRNKNQSVKERLRFMEQRGKSMEELGVSKVSHPSSLSKSSEQLDMLHNRMPNPNIHPHQSRFLFKVQTQPLQRFIRHRKLSGEAVLTRSGYWEPPHHRRGISVSECASGTAYSTSSSSGSPRMDSPSDIPHPFSSESCAPESNLANTSEETTSSKSQTESLIQTFVKDSSAENQLVVPSSESIHEVALSLGVTTDPTLWPSLPEGERCAQQSASVQSVQSDEAETSNEEPGEDKAYEMEDKHKSNVEAAEADDEGPESSTDIDPSQWATLVEDLVAMDKSLVHVLCPVTNRKTALMLMEQLLSEDTLLMEEHYRKRQEETASILDQPTGSTEDDEGHSSCALPSNSLDSGSECAQTVNQRITGGDITEKKRQLITLIEAHLKDLEEQKSLLQQEELENGVRGGAMDALVKERCLPMEHERYALFIGDLERVVSLLLCLSARLARVQNALTVVDEHTDSEEKQSLDNRHRLLCKQRDDAKDLKDNLDKRERMVSSFLSKYLTEAELQGYRRFVQTKASLLIRQKDLEERERLGEEQRDALVNSLPP, from the exons ATGGATTCCTTCAACTTTCACTTTGAGAGGATGAGCAACCTGGATCTGCATCCTCTTAGTCTTCCCATCAGCCGTTTATCGCCAGCTAAATCCGCCAGCAGCACAGATCAGTTCTTGCACCACCACAGTAAAGGTGACTCTGCATACAGCTCGTTCTCAGGGGGTTCCAGTGCCCCAGAATATTCTTCATTATTCCCGGAAGACCTGCATCAACACAGCAATCACTATGCAGATCTTAAGTATGTGAAGGCTGTGTACAACCCTAACATTCTCAAATCAAGTTCTAAAAGCATGGACCACTTGTACCATTCCATGGAGGGCATTGCTCAACAATATAGACAAGAAGACACCAACGGTTGCCATGGTAGCCAAGAGCCACTTCCTCCATCATCTTTTCCATCCCCTCCACCGCCACTTCCTGTCCGCCTCGATAGCTTTGTCACAACCAAGAACCTGGAGAACAGCCGGACACGCCAGAGTCCAGAAGGTCAGCTGGCAGACAGGTCACACCAGAGGTCCCAGACAGCTAATCCTGATGTCCCTTGTACCAAATCTGATCCAGGCTATGCCCACAGGGTCTCCCAGCATTACCAGAGGAACTCAGCAAACCGAGACATTCTAGCCCAGGCTGTGGAGCAACAAAAGTCAGCAAACAACCTAAGCCGATTGCCCCCAATGTGCCAGAGTCAAGTAGAACACCCAAAACAACCCGGGCTTGGCAGtgaccagagagagagagagctgaagCAGGCAAGCTCGACCAGTGATTCCTCTTATCCAGAACAGCATTGCAGCTCTAACTCCAGGCATGGGCCTCAGAACACAGTCAGTGGGAGCATTCAGCACAAAGGCCAGTTTTATTTTGTGACTGGTGTGCGCCCATCAGCTGAATCAGCGAATGCCAGACAAGCTCCGTGCTCTGGCAAAGCCTCGGTGGAACCTTACAGGCATGTAGAGGAGAGGTCCCACACTACCGCGGAGAATCTGTTCAAGACCCGCCATAGGCGTAGGAGCTATGACGacctgtgtgagagagaggtgtTGTATTCAAGGAGCTTGGACAAGGAACACTCAAGTCACAGTCCAGACCAAGTCTTATCATATTTAGAAAATGCTGAGCCTAGTCAGAGGCTGATAGGGAGGGAGAGTGGCAGACATCACACCTCCAGCCACCCTTTCTTCTACTGTGGACCTAAGGACTTGCTTCCTCCATACTCACACACCGAGAGTCAGCCAACTCCTATGGCGATGGACCAATCTATGGTCCCTAATAATGAGGAGCAGGGGAATAAAGGCAGACGGCAACCCTTGGGAGACGTCCCCAGTGAGAAGATCAACAAGGAAACTACTCCGCTTCTATACCACCTCACAAGTGCCAACAGATTGGCAATGATGAacaaaattgaaaatgaaagtagTTCTGATGTTGGCTGTCATGGTTCAGAGGGGAACGGTGGACCCTTGTGTCAACCTGAAAAAGACATGCTCAGGTGTATGGACGAGAAGTGTCTAAACAAAAGTAGCAACAGCTCTTTAGATAATTCAAGTAAAAGACCTGTGGATGAGAAACCAGAGGAGGGCCCATACCCTTGCAACACACTGGATGACTCCTACAAAAAATACTACAGGGAGAAGATTAAGGATGCCCAGTCCAAGGTACTAAGGGAAACATCATTCAAGAGGAAAGACCTGCAGCTCTCCTGGCCACACAGGTTTAAAGAGCAACCTGTGCATCATCCTTCAATCCTGTCCCCTGTGGTCTCTTCCTCTCAGGACACTATTTTCACAGCAGACAAACCCAGTCACCTACCACCTCAGGCTACAGCCACAGGAAATACAAATGAGAAGAGAGAAACTGAAGTTCACAGAGAGAGCCATCAATCATCTGAGAAGGATAAAGTGAAGGATTCTGATCAAGAGAAAGAGAAGTGTAGTGAGCAAGAGACCACAAGGTCACCTAAAGTAGCCAAGCCTCAAGTGGCACGCATTGGAAGCAGGAAGAGATTGTCCCATGATCAGAAGAAGATGTGCTTCTCTGAACCCGAAAAACTACACCGGCTGGCAGATGGACCAACACACAAGTCATCTCACTCGCTAGGTAACGAGCTGGAGAGCCAGCTTTTAGTAGAAGAGTCGGGCAAGCAGTCCCTGGGTGCCCAAGGGAAGCTGGTTGAATCCAGGTGTCGCACTCTGTCTGCCTCCAGTGTTTCTAAAAACACACTGAAGCATATCCAGCACAAAGCTCTGTTGGAGTACATTGAACGTAAAATGGGCCACAAGAACGCAGAGCCCCAGCAGCCTTGTTCCCAAGTTCCCAAACAAAGGCACTCAACTGCAGACAGGCCTTCAGACTGGGGTCCTAGGCCCTACTCGGGTAATGCAGGTCCCAAGAAGAAGCTGAACAGGCCTCTCTCTGCTGGACGCATTCTGGATTCCATCTCAAGCTCCATTCGGCATGCCCAGTTCAGCTCCTCTGAACATGGTGAACATTCTCAGCCATGCAGCTGGAAGGAGTTGCCTTCATCTCCTGGGAAATCAGCCTCTGCTGAAAGTCTCCTGGACCAGCAGGAACAGTCCAAGTTCATACATGCTCGTTCCACCTCAACACCCCATCCCTtccag ATCTCAAGTGACTTTAGTGTTTCTAAAGATGCTCCAAG CACCACAGACAGGAATAAAAACCAGTCTGTTAAGGAACGTCTAAGGTTTATGGAGCAGCGAGGGAAGTCAATGGAGGAGCTGGGTGTGTCAAAGGTCAGCCACCCTTCATCTCTGAGTAAGAGCTCTGAGCAACTGGATATGCTTCACAACAGGATGCCCAACCCCAACATCCACCCTCACCAGAGCAGATTCTTGTTCAAGGTACAAACTCAGCCTCTCCAGAGGTTCATCAGGCACAGAAAACTATCTGGCGAGGCTGTCCTGACTAGGAGCGGGTACTGGGAACCTCCCCATCACAGACGTGGAATATCTGTCTCTGAGTGCGCATCTGGCACTGCTTACTCTACTTCATCCAGCTCTGGCTCTCCTCGCATGGACTCTCCCAGTGACATCCCTCACCCATTCAGCTCGGAGTCTTGTGCTCCAGAATCTAATCTTGCAAATACATCAGAGGAGACAACCTCTAG CAAATCTCAGACTGAGTCTTTAATTCAGACCTTCGTGAAGGACTCTTCGGCAGAAAACCAACTTGTCGTGCCTTCATCCGAGTCCATCCATGAGGTGGCCCTTAGCCTTGGGGTGACAACTGATCCTACCCTGTGGCCTTCCTTACCCGAGGGTGAGAGG TGTGCTCAACAATCAGCTTCCGTCCAGAGTGTTCAGTCTGATGAGGCTGAGACGTCGAACGAGGAGCCAGGAGAAGACAAAGCTTATGAAATGGAAGACAAGCACAAAAGCAATGTAGAAGCAGCAGAAGCTGATGATGAGGGACCAGAATCAAGTACTGACATTGATCCATCACAGTGGGCCACTCTTGTGGAAGATTTGGTCGCGATGGACAAATCACTGGTTCACGTGCTGTGTCCGGTGACAAATCGCAAGACGGCGCTGATGCTCATGGAGCAGCTACTGTCAGAAGATACGCTTCTAATGGAAGAGCACTACAGGAAACGGCAGGAGGAGACAGCCAGCATCCTGGACCAGCCAACAGGAAG CACTGAAGATGATGAAGGCCATTCTAGCTGTGCCTTGCCTTCTAACAGTTTGGATAGCGGTTCGGAATGTGCACAAACAGTTAACCAAAGAATTACCGGAGGTGACATTACAGAGAAAAAG AGGCAGTTGATTACATTGATTGAAGCTCATCTGAAAGACCTGGAGGAGCAGAAGTCCTTGTTGCAGCAGGAAGAGCTGGAGAACGGGGTGCGGGGAGGTGCAATGGACGCCCTGGTGAAAGAGCGCTGTTTGCCCATGGAGCATGAGCGCTATGCGCTCTTCATCGGAGACCTGGAGCGTGTGGTCAGCCTACTTCTTTGCCTCTCTGCGCGCCTCGCCCGTGTGCAGAATGCCCTCACCGTGGTGGACGAGCACACAGACAGCGAGGAGAAG CAATCTTTGGACAACCGCCACCGTCTCTTGTGCAAGCAGAGGGACGACGCCAAAGACCTGAAAGATAATTTGGACAAACGGGAGCGCATGGTCTCCAGCTTTCTGTCCAAGTACCTGACCGAGGCCGAGCTGCAGGGCTACCGGCGTTTCGTCCAGACCAAGGCCTCGCTCCTCATTCGTCAGAAGGACCTGGAGGAGAGGGAGCGGCTGGGCGAGGAGCAGAGGGATGCGCTGGTCAACAGTTTGCCCCCAtaa
- the shroom1 gene encoding protein Shroom1 isoform X1, translating to MDSFNFHFERMSNLDLHPLSLPISRLSPAKSASSTDQFLHHHSKGDSAYSSFSGGSSAPEYSSLFPEDLHQHSNHYADLKYVKAVYNPNILKSSSKSMDHLYHSMEGIAQQYRQEDTNGCHGSQEPLPPSSFPSPPPPLPVRLDSFVTTKNLENSRTRQSPEGQLADRSHQRSQTANPDVPCTKSDPGYAHRVSQHYQRNSANRDILAQAVEQQKSANNLSRLPPMCQSQVEHPKQPGLGSDQRERELKQASSTSDSSYPEQHCSSNSRHGPQNTVSGSIQHKGQFYFVTGVRPSAESANARQAPCSGKASVEPYRHVEERSHTTAENLFKTRHRRRSYDDLCEREVLYSRSLDKEHSSHSPDQVLSYLENAEPSQRLIGRESGRHHTSSHPFFYCGPKDLLPPYSHTESQPTPMAMDQSMVPNNEEQGNKGRRQPLGDVPSEKINKETTPLLYHLTSANRLAMMNKIENESSSDVGCHGSEGNGGPLCQPEKDMLRCMDEKCLNKSSNSSLDNSSKRPVDEKPEEGPYPCNTLDDSYKKYYREKIKDAQSKVLRETSFKRKDLQLSWPHRFKEQPVHHPSILSPVVSSSQDTIFTADKPSHLPPQATATGNTNEKRETEVHRESHQSSEKDKVKDSDQEKEKCSEQETTRSPKVAKPQVARIGSRKRLSHDQKKMCFSEPEKLHRLADGPTHKSSHSLGNELESQLLVEESGKQSLGAQGKLVESRCRTLSASSVSKNTLKHIQHKALLEYIERKMGHKNAEPQQPCSQVPKQRHSTADRPSDWGPRPYSGNAGPKKKLNRPLSAGRILDSISSSIRHAQFSSSEHGEHSQPCSWKELPSSPGKSASAESLLDQQEQSKFIHARSTSTPHPFQISSDFSVSKDAPSTTDRNKNQSVKERLRFMEQRGKSMEELGVSKVSHPSSLSKSSEQLDMLHNRMPNPNIHPHQSRFLFKVQTQPLQRFIRHRKLSGEAVLTRSGYWEPPHHRRGISVSECASGTAYSTSSSSGSPRMDSPSDIPHPFSSESCAPESNLANTSEETTSSKSQTESLIQTFVKDSSAENQLVVPSSESIHEVALSLGVTTDPTLWPSLPEGERVGEDNQSCPNDCSDPEETLNHIPSAQCAQQSASVQSVQSDEAETSNEEPGEDKAYEMEDKHKSNVEAAEADDEGPESSTDIDPSQWATLVEDLVAMDKSLVHVLCPVTNRKTALMLMEQLLSEDTLLMEEHYRKRQEETASILDQPTGSTEDDEGHSSCALPSNSLDSGSECAQTVNQRITGGDITEKKRQLITLIEAHLKDLEEQKSLLQQEELENGVRGGAMDALVKERCLPMEHERYALFIGDLERVVSLLLCLSARLARVQNALTVVDEHTDSEEKQSLDNRHRLLCKQRDDAKDLKDNLDKRERMVSSFLSKYLTEAELQGYRRFVQTKASLLIRQKDLEERERLGEEQRDALVNSLPP from the exons ATGGATTCCTTCAACTTTCACTTTGAGAGGATGAGCAACCTGGATCTGCATCCTCTTAGTCTTCCCATCAGCCGTTTATCGCCAGCTAAATCCGCCAGCAGCACAGATCAGTTCTTGCACCACCACAGTAAAGGTGACTCTGCATACAGCTCGTTCTCAGGGGGTTCCAGTGCCCCAGAATATTCTTCATTATTCCCGGAAGACCTGCATCAACACAGCAATCACTATGCAGATCTTAAGTATGTGAAGGCTGTGTACAACCCTAACATTCTCAAATCAAGTTCTAAAAGCATGGACCACTTGTACCATTCCATGGAGGGCATTGCTCAACAATATAGACAAGAAGACACCAACGGTTGCCATGGTAGCCAAGAGCCACTTCCTCCATCATCTTTTCCATCCCCTCCACCGCCACTTCCTGTCCGCCTCGATAGCTTTGTCACAACCAAGAACCTGGAGAACAGCCGGACACGCCAGAGTCCAGAAGGTCAGCTGGCAGACAGGTCACACCAGAGGTCCCAGACAGCTAATCCTGATGTCCCTTGTACCAAATCTGATCCAGGCTATGCCCACAGGGTCTCCCAGCATTACCAGAGGAACTCAGCAAACCGAGACATTCTAGCCCAGGCTGTGGAGCAACAAAAGTCAGCAAACAACCTAAGCCGATTGCCCCCAATGTGCCAGAGTCAAGTAGAACACCCAAAACAACCCGGGCTTGGCAGtgaccagagagagagagagctgaagCAGGCAAGCTCGACCAGTGATTCCTCTTATCCAGAACAGCATTGCAGCTCTAACTCCAGGCATGGGCCTCAGAACACAGTCAGTGGGAGCATTCAGCACAAAGGCCAGTTTTATTTTGTGACTGGTGTGCGCCCATCAGCTGAATCAGCGAATGCCAGACAAGCTCCGTGCTCTGGCAAAGCCTCGGTGGAACCTTACAGGCATGTAGAGGAGAGGTCCCACACTACCGCGGAGAATCTGTTCAAGACCCGCCATAGGCGTAGGAGCTATGACGacctgtgtgagagagaggtgtTGTATTCAAGGAGCTTGGACAAGGAACACTCAAGTCACAGTCCAGACCAAGTCTTATCATATTTAGAAAATGCTGAGCCTAGTCAGAGGCTGATAGGGAGGGAGAGTGGCAGACATCACACCTCCAGCCACCCTTTCTTCTACTGTGGACCTAAGGACTTGCTTCCTCCATACTCACACACCGAGAGTCAGCCAACTCCTATGGCGATGGACCAATCTATGGTCCCTAATAATGAGGAGCAGGGGAATAAAGGCAGACGGCAACCCTTGGGAGACGTCCCCAGTGAGAAGATCAACAAGGAAACTACTCCGCTTCTATACCACCTCACAAGTGCCAACAGATTGGCAATGATGAacaaaattgaaaatgaaagtagTTCTGATGTTGGCTGTCATGGTTCAGAGGGGAACGGTGGACCCTTGTGTCAACCTGAAAAAGACATGCTCAGGTGTATGGACGAGAAGTGTCTAAACAAAAGTAGCAACAGCTCTTTAGATAATTCAAGTAAAAGACCTGTGGATGAGAAACCAGAGGAGGGCCCATACCCTTGCAACACACTGGATGACTCCTACAAAAAATACTACAGGGAGAAGATTAAGGATGCCCAGTCCAAGGTACTAAGGGAAACATCATTCAAGAGGAAAGACCTGCAGCTCTCCTGGCCACACAGGTTTAAAGAGCAACCTGTGCATCATCCTTCAATCCTGTCCCCTGTGGTCTCTTCCTCTCAGGACACTATTTTCACAGCAGACAAACCCAGTCACCTACCACCTCAGGCTACAGCCACAGGAAATACAAATGAGAAGAGAGAAACTGAAGTTCACAGAGAGAGCCATCAATCATCTGAGAAGGATAAAGTGAAGGATTCTGATCAAGAGAAAGAGAAGTGTAGTGAGCAAGAGACCACAAGGTCACCTAAAGTAGCCAAGCCTCAAGTGGCACGCATTGGAAGCAGGAAGAGATTGTCCCATGATCAGAAGAAGATGTGCTTCTCTGAACCCGAAAAACTACACCGGCTGGCAGATGGACCAACACACAAGTCATCTCACTCGCTAGGTAACGAGCTGGAGAGCCAGCTTTTAGTAGAAGAGTCGGGCAAGCAGTCCCTGGGTGCCCAAGGGAAGCTGGTTGAATCCAGGTGTCGCACTCTGTCTGCCTCCAGTGTTTCTAAAAACACACTGAAGCATATCCAGCACAAAGCTCTGTTGGAGTACATTGAACGTAAAATGGGCCACAAGAACGCAGAGCCCCAGCAGCCTTGTTCCCAAGTTCCCAAACAAAGGCACTCAACTGCAGACAGGCCTTCAGACTGGGGTCCTAGGCCCTACTCGGGTAATGCAGGTCCCAAGAAGAAGCTGAACAGGCCTCTCTCTGCTGGACGCATTCTGGATTCCATCTCAAGCTCCATTCGGCATGCCCAGTTCAGCTCCTCTGAACATGGTGAACATTCTCAGCCATGCAGCTGGAAGGAGTTGCCTTCATCTCCTGGGAAATCAGCCTCTGCTGAAAGTCTCCTGGACCAGCAGGAACAGTCCAAGTTCATACATGCTCGTTCCACCTCAACACCCCATCCCTtccag ATCTCAAGTGACTTTAGTGTTTCTAAAGATGCTCCAAG CACCACAGACAGGAATAAAAACCAGTCTGTTAAGGAACGTCTAAGGTTTATGGAGCAGCGAGGGAAGTCAATGGAGGAGCTGGGTGTGTCAAAGGTCAGCCACCCTTCATCTCTGAGTAAGAGCTCTGAGCAACTGGATATGCTTCACAACAGGATGCCCAACCCCAACATCCACCCTCACCAGAGCAGATTCTTGTTCAAGGTACAAACTCAGCCTCTCCAGAGGTTCATCAGGCACAGAAAACTATCTGGCGAGGCTGTCCTGACTAGGAGCGGGTACTGGGAACCTCCCCATCACAGACGTGGAATATCTGTCTCTGAGTGCGCATCTGGCACTGCTTACTCTACTTCATCCAGCTCTGGCTCTCCTCGCATGGACTCTCCCAGTGACATCCCTCACCCATTCAGCTCGGAGTCTTGTGCTCCAGAATCTAATCTTGCAAATACATCAGAGGAGACAACCTCTAG CAAATCTCAGACTGAGTCTTTAATTCAGACCTTCGTGAAGGACTCTTCGGCAGAAAACCAACTTGTCGTGCCTTCATCCGAGTCCATCCATGAGGTGGCCCTTAGCCTTGGGGTGACAACTGATCCTACCCTGTGGCCTTCCTTACCCGAGGGTGAGAGGGTAGGAGAAGACAATCAGTCATGTCCTAATGACTGTAGTGACCCAGAGGAAACTCTGAATCATATTCCTTCTGCTCAGTGTGCTCAACAATCAGCTTCCGTCCAGAGTGTTCAGTCTGATGAGGCTGAGACGTCGAACGAGGAGCCAGGAGAAGACAAAGCTTATGAAATGGAAGACAAGCACAAAAGCAATGTAGAAGCAGCAGAAGCTGATGATGAGGGACCAGAATCAAGTACTGACATTGATCCATCACAGTGGGCCACTCTTGTGGAAGATTTGGTCGCGATGGACAAATCACTGGTTCACGTGCTGTGTCCGGTGACAAATCGCAAGACGGCGCTGATGCTCATGGAGCAGCTACTGTCAGAAGATACGCTTCTAATGGAAGAGCACTACAGGAAACGGCAGGAGGAGACAGCCAGCATCCTGGACCAGCCAACAGGAAG CACTGAAGATGATGAAGGCCATTCTAGCTGTGCCTTGCCTTCTAACAGTTTGGATAGCGGTTCGGAATGTGCACAAACAGTTAACCAAAGAATTACCGGAGGTGACATTACAGAGAAAAAG AGGCAGTTGATTACATTGATTGAAGCTCATCTGAAAGACCTGGAGGAGCAGAAGTCCTTGTTGCAGCAGGAAGAGCTGGAGAACGGGGTGCGGGGAGGTGCAATGGACGCCCTGGTGAAAGAGCGCTGTTTGCCCATGGAGCATGAGCGCTATGCGCTCTTCATCGGAGACCTGGAGCGTGTGGTCAGCCTACTTCTTTGCCTCTCTGCGCGCCTCGCCCGTGTGCAGAATGCCCTCACCGTGGTGGACGAGCACACAGACAGCGAGGAGAAG CAATCTTTGGACAACCGCCACCGTCTCTTGTGCAAGCAGAGGGACGACGCCAAAGACCTGAAAGATAATTTGGACAAACGGGAGCGCATGGTCTCCAGCTTTCTGTCCAAGTACCTGACCGAGGCCGAGCTGCAGGGCTACCGGCGTTTCGTCCAGACCAAGGCCTCGCTCCTCATTCGTCAGAAGGACCTGGAGGAGAGGGAGCGGCTGGGCGAGGAGCAGAGGGATGCGCTGGTCAACAGTTTGCCCCCAtaa